A section of the bacterium HR11 genome encodes:
- the lysC gene encoding Lysine-sensitive aspartokinase 3 — protein MSERPLTVHKVGGGALRAPEDFGQVAEVLRQSPGANVIVVSALHGVTDELLRAARRAADGGRPAALEALRFLQDRHADWARRLLQPPALTQFLRFYDRLHRNAQSILSSMARLRETPPAAMDRLLSLGELSSSYMLTLFLRQQGFASAWADARRLIQTNNQHGHAQPLFPETRLRTREVLTALLREDIVPVVPGFIGRSVAGRTTTLGRGGSDLTATLIAVVLKATRVILWTDVAAIMSADPRLVPTAFTIPAVPYEEAVLLAKLGVKRFHPEMLEFVYRRGIPVVIRSLRDLQAPGTTIHMDARLPDGPHVIAHLPHVTLVRLEFALPLRRPLIRVLRALYREFRPLAVMAQQWPPTITLLIAGTQVPESLREKPSRFGATRVHVTTAGLIMIVGQNLRSYLSTDDVVPPPARVLHEWATDVAIPVLVPTERLADLVRTIHDRCFAGSMQDAPRQVGGPGTKS, from the coding sequence ATGAGCGAACGTCCGTTGACCGTTCATAAGGTCGGGGGCGGCGCCCTTCGTGCGCCCGAGGATTTCGGACAGGTCGCCGAAGTGCTCCGCCAGTCGCCAGGTGCGAACGTGATCGTCGTGTCGGCCCTTCACGGCGTGACGGACGAGCTCTTGCGGGCCGCCCGGCGGGCGGCCGACGGCGGTCGACCGGCGGCCCTGGAGGCCCTCCGGTTCTTGCAGGACCGTCATGCGGACTGGGCCCGGCGGCTCCTGCAACCCCCGGCCCTCACGCAGTTCCTGCGCTTCTATGACCGGCTCCATCGAAACGCCCAGTCGATTCTCTCCAGCATGGCCCGCCTCCGGGAGACCCCCCCGGCGGCCATGGACCGCCTCCTGAGTTTGGGCGAGCTCAGCTCGTCGTACATGCTGACGCTATTTTTGCGTCAGCAGGGCTTCGCCTCGGCCTGGGCGGATGCCCGCCGGTTGATTCAGACCAACAACCAGCACGGCCATGCCCAGCCCTTGTTCCCCGAGACGCGTCTGCGGACTCGGGAAGTCCTGACGGCCCTCCTCCGGGAAGACATCGTCCCCGTCGTCCCCGGCTTCATCGGTCGGTCCGTCGCCGGACGCACGACGACCCTGGGCCGCGGCGGTTCGGACCTGACGGCGACCCTCATCGCCGTCGTCCTGAAGGCGACCCGGGTCATCCTCTGGACCGACGTGGCCGCCATCATGTCGGCCGACCCCCGGCTGGTCCCGACGGCCTTCACGATCCCGGCCGTCCCATACGAAGAAGCCGTCCTGCTGGCGAAGTTAGGCGTCAAGCGCTTTCACCCTGAAATGCTGGAGTTCGTCTACCGTCGGGGCATCCCCGTCGTCATTCGAAGCTTGAGAGACCTGCAAGCCCCCGGCACGACCATCCACATGGACGCCCGCCTCCCGGACGGGCCTCACGTCATCGCCCACCTGCCCCACGTGACCCTCGTCCGCCTGGAGTTCGCCCTCCCCCTCCGGCGGCCGCTGATCCGGGTCCTTCGGGCCCTCTACCGGGAATTCCGTCCCCTGGCCGTCATGGCCCAGCAGTGGCCGCCGACGATCACGCTCCTGATCGCCGGGACGCAGGTCCCGGAATCCCTCCGGGAAAAGCCGAGTCGGTTCGGCGCCACACGCGTTCACGTCACGACGGCCGGCCTCATCATGATCGTCGGTCAAAACCTGCGGTCCTACCTCTCGACAGACGACGTTGTCCCCCCGCCCGCCCGGGTCTTGCACGAGTGGGCCACCGACGTGGCGATTCCCGTGTTGGTCCCGACCGAACGGCTGGCGGACCTCGTCCGGACGATCCACGACCGGTGCTTTGCGGGATCGATGCAGGATGCGCCGCGCCAAGTGGGGGGTCCAGGAACGAAATCCTAA
- the bshA_3 gene encoding N-acetyl-alpha-D-glucosaminyl L-malate synthase, with translation MKILVVTGIFPPDIGGPATYVPQIARALAARGHAITVLTLSDQVDHDDDSYPFEVVRLPRRLPKPWRWALTVVTILRLGRRADVLFVNGLALESVLANFLMRKPLVMKVVGDLAWERATTLGWTGDDFETFQQKRYGWKIELLKALRSWWTRRAHRVIVPSRYLAGWVVRWGVPEERVVVVYNTLEPLDGVQPLVVPLSTPVKAVTVGRLIPLKRIDQLLEAVAKVPDLGLVVVGDGPERPRLERLAGSLGVSDRVYFAGRRSREETLGLMAACDLFVLNSTHEGLPHVVLEAMALGLPVVATAVGGTPEVVRDGETGVLVNKERGIDAQLLRRLVTDLGLCRNMGEAAKNWVSQNLSLQHMVQGTETILLGCAEKRTTDG, from the coding sequence ATGAAAATCCTGGTCGTCACGGGCATCTTCCCCCCGGACATCGGTGGCCCCGCTACGTATGTTCCTCAGATCGCCAGGGCCCTGGCAGCGAGGGGCCACGCGATCACGGTCCTGACCCTGAGCGACCAGGTGGATCACGATGACGACAGCTATCCGTTCGAGGTCGTGCGCCTCCCCCGCAGGCTTCCGAAGCCCTGGCGGTGGGCCCTCACGGTGGTCACGATTCTCCGACTCGGTCGACGGGCAGACGTGCTCTTCGTAAACGGGCTGGCCCTGGAGAGCGTTCTGGCCAACTTTCTCATGCGCAAGCCCCTGGTGATGAAGGTGGTGGGGGACCTGGCGTGGGAGCGGGCCACCACCCTGGGCTGGACGGGGGACGACTTCGAGACCTTTCAGCAGAAGCGCTACGGGTGGAAAATCGAGCTTTTGAAGGCCCTGCGGTCCTGGTGGACGAGGCGGGCCCACAGGGTGATCGTGCCCAGCCGGTACCTGGCGGGGTGGGTAGTCCGCTGGGGGGTGCCTGAAGAGCGGGTCGTCGTGGTCTACAACACCCTGGAGCCCTTGGACGGCGTCCAGCCCTTGGTCGTGCCCCTTTCCACGCCGGTGAAGGCGGTGACCGTGGGCCGGCTGATTCCCTTGAAACGGATAGACCAACTGCTGGAGGCGGTGGCAAAAGTACCCGACCTGGGACTGGTGGTCGTGGGGGACGGGCCGGAGCGCCCCCGCCTGGAGCGTTTGGCCGGGTCCCTGGGCGTATCGGACCGGGTCTACTTCGCGGGCCGGCGGAGTCGAGAGGAGACTTTGGGCCTTATGGCCGCTTGCGACCTCTTCGTCCTCAACTCCACCCACGAGGGCCTGCCCCACGTGGTGCTGGAAGCCATGGCCTTGGGCTTGCCCGTGGTGGCCACCGCGGTGGGCGGGACGCCGGAAGTAGTGCGCGATGGGGAGACGGGGGTATTGGTGAACAAAGAGAGAGGAATTGATGCTCAGCTGTTACGCCGGCTCGTGACAGATTTAGGTTTGTGCAGGAACATGGGAGAGGCGGCAAAGAACTGGGTGTCCCAGAACCTCAGTCTGCAGCATATGGTTCAAGGCACAGAAACCATCCTATTAGGCTGTGCAGAAAAAAGGACGACCGATGGCTAA
- the kanE gene encoding Alpha-D-kanosaminyltransferase codes for MANMAKPVFLVASFPYTRDISRPEDWDFVRRKFERDFPWLLTDEYPVMMCGVGQGWSGTRCNGRICARAGAKATENLLLDAVMAYRAHFTEGLRVAHNGLVIGIAATPESGLGLALARAIYPKKMRLVVRVQGNTSSKPLLVHQRRWRGKMLEFVESFVLKRADLVLPMGKFTKELALKRGADLSKIIPLPFPVRWADRAHVTPLPPEPAVLFAGRLEKEKGVHILLDAMAIAVKRLPQARLMVAGDGPYRPVLEAKVKQLGLCSRVSFLGWLKPERLQRAYAESWVLVLPSIWEEGLGMVLVEAGLMGRPVIGSDLGGIRDIIQHGHNGLLVPPGDAERLADAIVTVLTNPGWAWQMGQANRQVAWSYLSTRDEALERVRRAILSWVQGQ; via the coding sequence ATGGCTAACATGGCCAAGCCTGTCTTTCTGGTCGCCAGCTTCCCGTATACTCGGGATATTTCCAGGCCCGAAGATTGGGACTTTGTGCGACGAAAGTTTGAACGGGACTTCCCGTGGTTGCTTACGGATGAGTACCCGGTGATGATGTGCGGGGTGGGACAGGGATGGTCCGGGACCCGTTGCAACGGTCGTATCTGCGCTCGGGCCGGCGCAAAGGCAACGGAAAACCTCCTGCTGGATGCGGTGATGGCATATCGTGCCCATTTCACCGAGGGCTTGAGGGTTGCACACAATGGTCTGGTCATCGGAATTGCGGCAACTCCGGAATCGGGCCTCGGGCTTGCGCTAGCCCGTGCGATCTATCCAAAGAAAATGCGTTTGGTCGTCAGGGTTCAGGGCAATACTTCCAGCAAGCCTTTACTCGTGCACCAGCGCCGTTGGCGCGGAAAGATGCTGGAATTTGTAGAGTCCTTTGTGCTGAAGAGGGCCGATTTAGTTCTGCCTATGGGCAAGTTCACAAAAGAGCTGGCTCTGAAAAGAGGAGCAGACCTTTCAAAGATCATCCCTTTGCCGTTCCCTGTGCGATGGGCGGACCGGGCTCATGTAACGCCTCTTCCGCCTGAACCCGCCGTGCTTTTTGCCGGTCGGTTGGAAAAGGAGAAGGGTGTACACATACTTCTGGACGCCATGGCTATAGCGGTCAAGAGGCTTCCACAGGCCCGGCTTATGGTGGCCGGGGATGGACCCTACCGTCCCGTTCTGGAGGCGAAGGTCAAGCAATTAGGCTTATGCAGTCGTGTTTCCTTTCTTGGGTGGCTCAAGCCTGAGAGACTTCAGCGTGCCTATGCGGAAAGTTGGGTTTTGGTTCTGCCCTCTATTTGGGAAGAAGGGTTGGGCATGGTGCTCGTAGAGGCAGGCCTAATGGGGCGGCCCGTGATCGGTTCGGACCTGGGCGGCATACGAGACATCATTCAACACGGACACAACGGTCTTTTGGTTCCGCCGGGGGATGCCGAAAGGCTTGCAGATGCGATTGTTACGGTCCTGACGAATCCGGGTTGGGCTTGGCAAATGGGGCAGGCGAACCGTCAGGTGGCTTGGTCATACCTCAGCACGAGGGACGAGGCGCTGGAACGAGTTCGTCGGGCGATTCTCTCCTGGGTTCAAGGCCAATGA
- the galE_3 gene encoding UDP-glucose 4-epimerase: MACYLVTGAAGFIGWRVCEQLLDAGHAVVGLDNLNHAYDVRLKQWRLARLRERPGFTFHPLDITDHAALTRLFLSPLNSDPPFDAVINLAARAGVRPSVENPWVYFETNVTGTLNLLELCRTHGVRRFILASTSSLYGARNPLPFREDADTDGPLSPYAASKKAAEVLCHTYHHLYGFDIAILRYFTVYGPAGRPDMSLFRFVQWVSEDRPVVIYGDGTQARDFTYVDDIARGTLAALAFLESDPSSPKFEIINLGSDRPVVLRDALGIVESLVGEKARVEYRPRHRADVPATWADITKARRLLGWSPQTPLEEGLARLVAWYRENRAWARHVATTE, encoded by the coding sequence ATGGCCTGTTACCTCGTGACCGGTGCCGCCGGCTTCATCGGCTGGCGGGTCTGTGAACAGCTCCTCGACGCCGGCCATGCCGTCGTCGGCCTCGACAACCTCAACCACGCCTACGACGTCCGCCTCAAACAGTGGCGCCTGGCCCGGCTGAGGGAGCGACCCGGCTTTACGTTCCATCCCCTGGACATCACCGACCATGCGGCGCTCACCCGGCTCTTCCTCTCGCCGTTGAACTCCGACCCACCCTTTGACGCCGTCATCAACCTGGCCGCTCGGGCAGGCGTCCGCCCGAGTGTCGAAAATCCGTGGGTCTACTTCGAGACGAACGTGACCGGGACCCTAAACCTCTTGGAGCTCTGTCGGACGCACGGCGTCCGGCGATTCATCCTGGCCTCGACGTCCAGCCTCTACGGGGCCCGTAATCCCCTGCCCTTCCGGGAGGACGCGGACACGGACGGCCCCCTTTCGCCCTACGCGGCTTCCAAGAAGGCGGCCGAAGTCCTGTGTCACACGTATCATCACCTCTATGGCTTCGATATAGCCATCCTGCGCTACTTCACCGTTTACGGCCCGGCGGGCCGGCCCGACATGAGCCTGTTCCGCTTCGTCCAGTGGGTCAGCGAAGACCGGCCCGTCGTGATCTACGGGGACGGCACCCAGGCCCGGGACTTCACTTACGTGGACGACATCGCCCGGGGTACCCTTGCCGCCCTTGCTTTCTTAGAATCCGACCCCTCGAGTCCGAAATTCGAAATCATCAACCTGGGTTCGGACCGCCCGGTGGTCCTGCGGGACGCCCTGGGCATCGTGGAGTCTCTGGTCGGGGAAAAGGCCCGGGTCGAGTACCGTCCCCGTCATCGGGCCGACGTCCCGGCCACGTGGGCGGACATCACGAAGGCCCGGAGGCTCCTCGGCTGGTCCCCCCAGACACCCCTGGAAGAAGGCCTGGCCCGCCTCGTGGCCTGGTACCGGGAAAACCGCGCCTGGGCCCGACACGTCGCTACCACCGAATGA
- the dnaJ_2 gene encoding Chaperone protein DnaJ — protein sequence MKDYYAILGVPRNATEEEIKKAYRRLALQYHPDRNPGDKEAEEKFKEITEAYSVLIDKEKRAIYDRYGVEGLRQHVGGDPGRYWNPEIFRDFEDIFRWFMNGGWERIFHFGWPWAWESTWAGRPSDAVPGEDLQYTLEISLEDAYRGKTVSLKVPKRVVCLHCRGTGTEGRYRDQACPVCQGTGMIQSQRGFLFIRQTCSRCGGRGRVLANPCPHCHGEGRVADTQTVEVHIPPGVDTGMQVRLRGEGDAGIRGGPPGDLYILIKVQEHPVFRRQGDDLYVEQPISVFQALVGDEVEIPTLDGSKETLRIEPGTQPGTIIKVPGRGMPRVQGSGHGDLYVQVKVVVPAQIDEEDRAVLEKMARKYHPDIAPQQRRMFRRMRDFFGGSH from the coding sequence ATGAAGGACTACTACGCCATCCTGGGTGTGCCGCGAAACGCCACGGAAGAGGAAATCAAGAAGGCCTACCGCCGACTGGCCCTCCAGTACCACCCGGACCGGAATCCCGGCGATAAGGAAGCCGAGGAGAAATTCAAGGAGATCACCGAGGCCTACTCTGTCCTGATCGACAAGGAGAAGCGGGCCATCTACGACCGTTACGGCGTCGAGGGCCTTCGTCAGCACGTCGGCGGCGACCCCGGTCGGTACTGGAATCCCGAGATCTTCCGGGACTTCGAGGACATCTTCCGCTGGTTCATGAACGGCGGATGGGAGCGCATCTTCCACTTCGGCTGGCCCTGGGCCTGGGAATCTACCTGGGCCGGCCGCCCGAGCGACGCCGTCCCCGGCGAAGACCTGCAGTATACGCTGGAAATCAGTTTGGAAGACGCTTATCGCGGCAAGACGGTCTCCCTGAAAGTCCCGAAGCGGGTCGTCTGTTTGCACTGTCGGGGCACGGGGACCGAGGGCCGCTATCGGGACCAGGCGTGTCCCGTCTGCCAGGGCACGGGTATGATTCAGTCCCAACGGGGCTTTCTCTTCATCCGTCAGACCTGCTCTCGGTGTGGGGGCCGCGGTCGGGTCCTCGCCAATCCGTGTCCCCACTGCCACGGTGAGGGTCGCGTGGCCGACACTCAGACCGTCGAGGTCCACATCCCGCCGGGCGTGGACACCGGCATGCAGGTCCGCTTGCGGGGCGAGGGCGATGCGGGCATCCGCGGGGGTCCGCCCGGGGACTTATACATCCTCATCAAGGTCCAGGAGCACCCCGTTTTCCGACGCCAGGGCGACGACCTGTACGTCGAACAGCCGATCAGCGTCTTTCAGGCTCTCGTCGGGGACGAGGTCGAGATCCCGACCCTGGACGGTTCGAAGGAGACGCTCCGTATCGAGCCCGGCACCCAGCCCGGTACGATCATCAAGGTACCCGGCCGGGGCATGCCCCGGGTCCAGGGGAGCGGCCACGGGGACCTGTACGTCCAGGTGAAGGTCGTCGTCCCCGCCCAGATCGATGAGGAAGACCGGGCCGTCCTGGAGAAGATGGCCCGCAAGTACCACCCCGACATTGCGCCCCAGCAGAGACGGATGTTCCGCCGGATGCGGGACTTCTTCGGGGGGAGCCACTGA
- the lapB_4 gene encoding Lipopolysaccharide assembly protein B: MSYDLFMRWGLVVGLLGFTMFRWGGTLPPERLVLHVGAGLLFLMTVLLRPWGRLPETRLPLRAWTGLVGFFGLVLFTLAPLPAGVLRVVAPETARVWDRARPEDFSRLLDDIPQGGAVRALLPLMGSDRPCRPISIWPEGTWHDLMDWTACGAVAFAVAYGWRRRTLIGWTFGAVIVLAVFQALYGLFGYWTGHLPWPAAERATVDRASGSFYNANHYVDFLGLSLPVAIAVWLGWWGELRRRLPRNFWGRVRVVLNTAGGLFPVLTLGILAILLGIGFSRSRGGISATLLVLAGMLLGGSLRRSNRREAVAPGSRPGGRRRWVRPLVVLLLLGLVLFLWVGPRPILERLALIPQELELEPGRRLSAWRDTLRLIGRFPVWGTGLGTFGEAFYTVQSFYSGGRWNAAHNELLQWVSDTGLLGLAALGVWLGALVRWFRRTPLESGTLGLWSWGCRMGLTYFGLDSLVDLNLRIPTNVLLAMVLLGLMVAMRHVDMSRGLATRRFESSALWPEEGEGGASRPAPLRRGEGGGVLSPDISPPERGWAWLRAVLAGGVGVVLAGAFIVQSVRLYAVERVEEDLYRAVRQGTAASAAALGQARALLAAGRGTSRLYQYLGILETPTDPSVENTAPAVAAYVMAAVANPQDYVSRRNLADLLWRTGAPSRWPERFWRDALAIIPSEAPLWYELGLFYWVWGRIDEALEAFQTAVRWDPGLARRVYGHLIRLGRPELLERVTPPDLRPELAEFLVGRGFPEAARSVLQAVLDEGHGDVIRRALPLAATHPEMGLLEAFLERLRDRRDRDPDLIYWDLVGRIRAGRWEDLEAVIQEALRVADRTYGRSDRAGLDYRGRLAQLLAGAGLRGTAQTIYMEALAQDSAYGPAYQGLGRLALQDGRLEEAFRWLRQAPEDDATRTALFQVGMRAFEAGQVSLAEQVFEFMRDRWAYRVDGYRGLAALYERGGRWAEALEAARRAWEARPDDTTLALQVARLEYRVGDRLRAVQAWEQVLERDPRSAEAYGGLVEYYRSQGLATVADDLCRRARAHGVQVQACGA; encoded by the coding sequence ATGAGCTATGACCTCTTCATGCGGTGGGGCCTCGTCGTCGGGCTCCTGGGGTTCACGATGTTCCGGTGGGGCGGGACGCTCCCGCCGGAGCGGCTCGTCTTGCACGTGGGGGCGGGCCTCCTCTTTCTGATGACGGTCCTCCTGCGGCCCTGGGGGCGCTTGCCGGAGACTCGCCTGCCGCTTCGGGCGTGGACCGGCTTGGTCGGATTCTTCGGACTCGTGCTTTTTACCCTTGCCCCCCTGCCGGCGGGCGTCCTCCGGGTCGTGGCTCCCGAGACGGCCCGGGTCTGGGACCGGGCCCGACCCGAGGATTTCTCACGCCTCCTTGACGACATTCCCCAGGGCGGAGCGGTTCGCGCGCTCCTCCCTTTGATGGGGTCTGACCGGCCCTGCCGTCCGATCTCGATCTGGCCCGAGGGGACGTGGCACGACCTGATGGACTGGACCGCCTGCGGGGCCGTCGCCTTCGCCGTCGCCTACGGCTGGCGGCGACGGACCCTCATCGGCTGGACCTTCGGGGCCGTCATCGTCCTGGCCGTATTTCAGGCCCTGTACGGGCTTTTTGGCTACTGGACGGGCCATCTGCCGTGGCCGGCCGCCGAGCGGGCGACCGTCGACCGGGCGTCGGGGTCGTTTTACAACGCAAACCACTACGTGGACTTCCTGGGGTTGAGCCTGCCGGTCGCCATCGCCGTATGGCTCGGCTGGTGGGGGGAGCTTCGGCGTCGGCTTCCCCGGAACTTCTGGGGGCGTGTGCGGGTGGTCCTGAACACGGCGGGCGGTCTCTTTCCCGTCCTGACGCTGGGGATTCTGGCCATCCTGTTGGGGATCGGCTTTTCCCGGTCCCGGGGCGGCATCAGTGCGACGCTTCTCGTCCTGGCGGGGATGCTCCTGGGAGGGTCGCTCCGGCGGTCGAACCGTCGGGAAGCGGTGGCCCCCGGGTCTCGGCCGGGTGGTCGTCGTCGGTGGGTCCGGCCCCTCGTCGTCCTGCTCCTTCTCGGTCTGGTCCTCTTCCTGTGGGTCGGGCCCCGACCGATCCTCGAGCGGCTCGCCCTGATCCCGCAGGAGCTGGAACTCGAGCCGGGCCGTCGTCTAAGCGCATGGCGGGACACGCTCCGGCTCATCGGGCGGTTTCCGGTCTGGGGGACGGGCCTGGGGACCTTCGGTGAGGCCTTCTATACGGTCCAGTCGTTTTACTCCGGCGGCCGGTGGAACGCCGCCCACAACGAGCTTCTCCAGTGGGTCAGCGACACCGGCCTCCTCGGCCTGGCGGCCCTGGGCGTGTGGCTCGGGGCCCTCGTGCGGTGGTTCCGGCGGACGCCCCTCGAGAGCGGCACGCTGGGCCTCTGGTCGTGGGGCTGTCGGATGGGCCTGACGTACTTTGGCCTCGACAGTCTCGTCGACCTCAACCTGCGGATTCCGACGAACGTCCTGCTGGCGATGGTCCTCCTGGGTCTGATGGTCGCCATGCGGCATGTGGACATGAGCCGGGGCTTGGCGACCCGGCGGTTCGAGAGTTCGGCGCTTTGGCCGGAAGAAGGGGAGGGAGGGGCCTCACGCCCGGCTCCTCTCCGGCGAGGCGAGGGGGGCGGGGTCCTCTCCCCTGACATCTCTCCCCCGGAGCGAGGATGGGCCTGGCTTCGGGCGGTCCTGGCCGGCGGGGTCGGGGTCGTCCTGGCCGGGGCCTTCATCGTGCAGTCGGTCCGGCTGTACGCCGTCGAGCGGGTCGAGGAGGACCTCTACCGGGCCGTGCGGCAGGGGACGGCGGCCTCGGCGGCGGCCCTCGGACAAGCCCGGGCGCTTCTCGCCGCCGGGCGGGGGACGTCCCGGCTGTACCAGTATCTGGGCATATTGGAGACGCCGACGGACCCGTCCGTCGAGAACACGGCCCCGGCGGTCGCCGCCTACGTGATGGCGGCCGTGGCGAATCCTCAGGACTACGTGAGTCGTCGGAACCTGGCCGATCTCCTGTGGCGGACGGGCGCGCCGTCCCGGTGGCCCGAGCGGTTCTGGCGGGACGCCCTGGCCATCATTCCTTCAGAGGCGCCCCTCTGGTACGAACTGGGCCTCTTCTACTGGGTCTGGGGCCGCATCGACGAGGCCCTCGAAGCCTTCCAGACGGCCGTCCGCTGGGACCCGGGCCTGGCCCGGCGGGTGTACGGCCACCTCATCCGTCTGGGTCGGCCCGAACTTCTCGAGAGGGTCACGCCGCCGGACCTCCGGCCGGAGCTGGCGGAATTCCTGGTCGGCCGGGGCTTTCCGGAGGCGGCCCGGTCGGTCCTGCAGGCCGTCCTGGACGAGGGCCATGGGGACGTCATCCGACGGGCCCTGCCGCTGGCGGCGACCCATCCCGAGATGGGCCTCCTGGAGGCATTCCTCGAGCGTTTGCGGGACCGCCGGGACCGGGACCCCGACCTGATTTACTGGGACCTCGTCGGGCGCATCCGGGCCGGCCGGTGGGAGGACCTGGAGGCCGTCATCCAGGAGGCCCTCCGGGTCGCCGACCGGACATACGGCCGGAGCGACCGGGCCGGACTCGACTACCGGGGTCGGCTGGCCCAACTTTTGGCCGGGGCCGGTCTCCGGGGGACGGCCCAGACGATCTACATGGAGGCCCTGGCCCAGGACTCGGCGTACGGCCCGGCCTATCAAGGCCTGGGTCGACTGGCCCTTCAGGACGGACGTCTGGAGGAGGCCTTCAGGTGGCTCCGACAGGCGCCCGAGGACGACGCCACCCGGACGGCCCTCTTCCAAGTCGGCATGCGGGCCTTCGAGGCCGGACAGGTGAGCTTGGCCGAGCAGGTCTTCGAATTCATGCGGGACCGGTGGGCCTACCGGGTAGACGGCTATCGGGGGCTGGCGGCCTTATATGAAAGGGGTGGGCGTTGGGCGGAGGCGCTCGAGGCGGCCCGGCGGGCGTGGGAAGCCCGGCCGGACGACACGACCCTGGCCCTTCAGGTCGCCCGCCTGGAGTATCGGGTCGGCGACCGTCTGCGGGCCGTGCAGGCGTGGGAGCAAGTCCTCGAGCGGGACCCCCGTTCGGCCGAAGCGTACGGGGGCCTCGTCGAGTACTACCGTTCGCAGGGCCTGGCGACTGTGGCCGACGACCTGTGCCGTCGAGCGCGGGCCCACGGCGTGCAGGTTCAGGCGTGTGGGGCGTGA